The Ficedula albicollis isolate OC2 chromosome 6, FicAlb1.5, whole genome shotgun sequence genome has a window encoding:
- the LOC107603709 gene encoding uncharacterized protein K02A2.6-like produces the protein MVANALWGWMKKWKEANWQRRGRPIWAAEEWKDIATRLEKLPVRVRPVDAHVPRNKANEEQQNNQQVDQAAKIGGLEIDLDWEHKGELFLARWAHDASGHQGRDATYKWARDRGVDLTMDSISQVIHDCETCAAIKQAKRVKPFWYGGRWSKYKYGEAWQIDYITLPQTRQGKLYVLTMVEATTGWLETYPVSHATACNTILGLEKQVLWRHGTPERIESDNGTHFKNNLVNTWAREHGIEWVYHIPYHAPAAGRVERYNGLLKTTLKALGGGSLRNWEQHLAKATWLVNTRGSTNRAGPAQSECLNIVDGDKVPVAHIRGLLGKTVWINPASSTGKPIRGIAFAQGPGCTWWIMQKDGTTRCVPQGDLIVG, from the coding sequence ATGGTAGCTAATGCTCTGTGGGGATGgatgaagaaatggaaagaagcGAACTGGCAGCGTAGAGGAAGACCAATCTGGGCTGCTGAAGAGTGGAAAGACATTGCTACTCGGTTAGAAAAACTACCTGTGAGGGTTCGCCCTGTAGATGCCCATGTCCCCAGAAATAAAGCTAATGAAGAGCAGCAAAATAATCAGCAAGTAGATCAGGCCGCAAAGATAGGGGGGTTGGAAATAGATTTGGATTGGGAACATAAGGGAGAGTTGTTCCTGGCTCGATGGGCCCATGATGCCTCAGGCCATCAGGGCAGAGATGCCACCTATAAGTGGGCACGAGACCGAGGGGTGGATCTAACCATGGACAGTATTTCCCAGGTTATCCATGACTGTGAGACGTGTGCTGCCATCAAGCAGGCCAAGCGGGTGAAGCCCTTCTGGTATGGGGGGCGGTGGTCCAAATATAAGTACGGAGAGGCCTGGCAGATTGACTACATCACACTGCCTCAGACCCGCCAGGGCAAGCTCTACGTGCTGACCATGGTGGAAGCCACCACCGGATGGTTGGAGACCTACCCTGTTTCCCATGCTACTGCTTGCAACACTATCTTGGGCCTGGAAAAGCAGGTCCTTTGGAGGCACGGTACCCCTGAGAGGATTGAGTCCGACAATGGGACTCATTTTAAGAACAACCTTGTTAACACCTGGGCTAGGGAACACGGTATTGAGTGGGTGTACCATATCCCTTACCATGCACCAGCTGCAGGTAGAGTGGAGAGGTACAATGGATTGTTGAAGACCACCTTAAAGGCATTGGGTGGGGGATCCCTCAGGAACTGGGAGCAGCATTTGGCAAAGGCCACTTGGTTAGTCAACACTCGAGGTTCCACCAACCGAGCAGGTCCCGCCCAGTCTGAGTGCCTCAATATAGTGGATGGAGACAAAGTCCCAGTGGCCCATATCAGAGGTTTGCTAGGGAAGACAGTGTGGATTAATCCTGCCTCGAGTACAGGCAAACCCATTCGTGGGATTGCCTTTGCTCAAGGACCAGGATGTACTTGGTGGATAATGCAGAAAGATGGAACAACCCGCTGCGTACCTCAGGGAGATCTGATTGTAGGGTGA